In Coraliomargarita sinensis, the genomic stretch GCGCTTTTTCCCGTGATGCAGGTGAACTTCCAATCTGCGCTGATGACCTTCGCCCACCGCCGGTGCAGGGATGACCTTTTCCGCTTTTAGAAAGTCGCCTTCGTAGTCCACGCCTTCGAGCAACTTCGGAATATCTTCCTTGTTGAAGTCACGGTGCAGCACCACGCGGTAGCGTTTGACGATTTCAGTGCTCGGGTGCGTGATGCGGTTGGCCAGGTCGCCGTCGTTGGTTAATACCAGTAGTCCCTCGCTGTCCTTGTCGAGGCGTCCGGCGCAGAAGAGGCGCTTCTTCTGCAGGTCAGACGGGAGGAGTTCGAATACGGTGTGTCCGCCGTGAGGATCGGAGTTCGTGCAAAGTACGCCCTTCGGCTTGTTCATAAGCAGAACGACCGGTGCTTCATTGCTCGGCCGCAGTGGCTTGTTGTTCACAAAAATCGCGTCTTTCGTCGTCCCTTTGT encodes the following:
- a CDS encoding pseudouridine synthase, which produces MPEEEQQRIQKIIANAGLCSRREAERLIEDGLVRVNGKIAQLGDKGTTKDAIFVNNKPLRPSNEAPVVLLMNKPKGVLCTNSDPHGGHTVFELLPSDLQKKRLFCAGRLDKDSEGLLVLTNDGDLANRITHPSTEIVKRYRVVLHRDFNKEDIPKLLEGVDYEGDFLKAEKVIPAPAVGEGHQRRLEVHLHHGKKREVRRLFEANRYYVKKLVRVQIGGCILKNIPKGGIKILGKKDIERLFA